In the Clavelina lepadiformis chromosome 8, kaClaLepa1.1, whole genome shotgun sequence genome, one interval contains:
- the LOC143468434 gene encoding CUB and sushi domain-containing protein 1-like isoform X1 — MILPARRIIRCLGAILLLASMAKSDETDSSTPFCYQRTRIVDSNGIALIKEKERPCFPGWSCYMGTADLESTSGENVGQLLYDGCISPLVCQSSDCDVILGERGQGFNNGMRAVNCSITCCQGDFCNIDDEEDEDEEDEVEEDEDEEDEDKEDEDEEDEDKEDEDEEDDNEEDEDEEITSTQVLPVDIITNVSDSSSPEGGSTCYQILQVSTAEGVHITDDRSETNCFMQANCLLVEATSIVRIPGLPETTWKMKYGGCIPAEQCDQFDCKTVLGGQLDNIIQGVEIQNCTTSCCQGDLCNSDQGGSKEEEEEDDDDDEQDDDIENEYYVMVPENVENETDANQKVPETQAITFSTAESPEAVTPAGVPSSSPESVIPRGGSTCQQILHVSSGQGISLVDVRNETDCYLKSSCLLVKATMKVNLPGSGLQEVPWTMTYGGCAAFGQCNQLDCKGLLSQALQSVPYDTEIVDCKASCCEGDLCNGDESILEDGGSSTIVTSTSSTGIYPSLGTVDDIFTDVEEATTGFPASCGFNDTITEKDLSGFAPGEKPGIIRSPNYPGFYFPNHECFWSVTVPESYVVSLSVVKLELEECCDYLTMNTDIEGIVQINSVGNYASKSNSVLLQFTSDETIHDTGFIIRYGAEEIIDETMIVKVPAHESGDLCGNNITITPGQAANISTPNYPGHYYNNAYCEWTLHAPQDKLIRLQIIDFNLESCCDQVALMDPSTEEVLLETGGNDVLPGAVWFSASNKLLIRFKSDSSVTDTGFLLAYSAVDPSEQIETITATVSTTTSISNTEPALSCGFFANVTDVPQYFTSPYYPNNYPNNIRCEWAFYAPVGYRIRVHFMDIQTESCCDNIEVSEEESAIIIIDPSSLSDNTFISKSDILFVWFDTNGDTNFRGFNASFSIEETTQLPTTTTTATLTTQNTTTDPSEIPASTPTTATERTTISARLGECGFNANATSTSQDLYSPGFPEQYRSNLDCVWVLTSRPGYYVNFTISSFETESCCDYLNIYDGDQLLEKLQGIKEPTSFIGRSGSIQLTFRSDGSVTADGFQASFIETDQAPLTTRSEITNTRPETTSTSLQTTTTTSTERPCGFEAEATNVSQPIHSPGWPGYYPSNADCEWVLTARPGYQVQLELRSLSTEPCCDRLDITNNGDVQVLKGRDGTYPRRVLSTNRRLELRFYSDGSVQDPGFDATFIEVQVNLLTASPCGFETRATNVSQPLNSPGWPDNYDDSLECTWELTASYGKWIRLEFLNFDTESCCDRLTVSSRGTELGRYTGSSLPPVTTARNSLRLVFRSDGSVNRPGFQAVFQETDNGREGTAPCGFTDSATENPQSLNSPGFPSAYSSNLDCEWNLSAANGRRIVIEFTSFFTEECCDYLSALDENDIEIKRIRGENLTVAPILSTTSRLKLRFHSDGSVVKSGFTGTFRAVSSNFSVITPAPIITTEVPVAASTVVDKLLMLVGTAPCGFEARASNLTQPLNSPGWPHSYDDSLDCTWELNASDGKWIRVEFRSFDTETCCDSLTASSNGTNVGTYRGASVPRAIVVSSSLRLVFRSDGSVTRSGFQAVFFAVPSNFAEITTTSTTTEATTLTNTAAETRITGAPAPVSRASGGCGFDAVTTDVSQVISSPNYPNNYPHFAYCRWNLRAPTNDSRIRIEITNLDTESCCDYVEILEDGVRVSREAGTQINTPIYVSTSSRVLIRFLSDSSIRSRGFQLTYETAAPNMTSVSRTTQATAVLTRQATAVISDKAPTATEATNVTTTAAENRITGAPAPVSGAFGGCGFDAVTTNVSQVISSPNYPNNYPHFAYCRWNLRAPTNDSRIRIEITNLDTESCCDYVEILEDGVRVSIEAGTQINTPIYVSTSSRVLIRFLSDPSIRSRGFQLTYETAAPNMTSVSRTTQATTVLTRQATAVISEKAPNATEATTLTTTATENRITETTASVSGASGSCGFSAVASIIPRIFTSPGWPNGYDNYNECTWNISAPAGNHILFNFTTFQTESCCDYLEFTEDLYALTSHRLKGSLGTNFYETSSNGVLVHFRSDGSLTFRGFRGYFVAVSPSEVRIPSNQTTVAPARATTEEIFDGLNCATTLFAAQDPQYAESPGYPVGYEINTDCSWTIYTPQSDQRILISFVDLDLACCNDIVQIFDGNQPVGMPLNAQYLASRDQSAHESYVSHSDNVRIRLRTFGPRTSTGFRLQFQLANITQVTLPCGSDTYLAQPVMMQSPNYPDNYPDGQRCQWTLDAPFGMRVVLNISYLRLESCCDYLELFDGSDSRPIAKLGQRNIIESKLFRSSTNLMTVLFYSDNSVNYRGFLAAAYPENMQELDSDACGFTYVATSKEVRFSTPNYPNEYPGDSSCVWLLTSPYPGGQVELEIDDFRTEACCDHLTIYDGKNSSAAEITTIEGQEDDHERSFVSTSGSLYLKFTSDTSQNYRGFSAVFKLVERISNRTTPLPWPTVVATSISNTTAGEKRCFTGLKFSAGFGIQQNSQILSPCPVGSSCVDVRGRASSILSATSVSLAYGMCVPNIACVSLTCEEIQRQIPSSAAGNLDDCSVRCCEEDLCNDPDVDPVSPSSSPETLTVSTSATSSNSSASGDKRCYNGVSVTALGVNQNLQNVTDCPSGSSCVDMRGAVSNPFVASSVKMAVGLCLPTIACPTLTCEEIQRQIPSSAGVDLDDCSVRCCEEDLCNDPDVDPVSPSSSPETLTVSTSATSSNSSASGDKRCYNGVSVTALGVSQNLQNVTDCPSGSSCVDMRGAVSNPFVASSVKMAVGLCLPTIACPTLTCEEIQRQIPSSAAVSLDDCSVRCCEEDLCNDPDVDPMLVASITTPVSDDTRSNASKSDCDDSDDVALLPGCSYKEMYNQLWLCSTLFFNSYPYSDLTECSTNLQLQDSCSAGVITKCLRGNKPTIVSSLPAVDDIFLEQMRANFGNISQFIPMSFELLCEKDVNVLSQLTGGISGAMLDLQQLDSPICDSERLQSSYSKYVDQLRRFVHADDSIEFCSLYDELFRTGLQLFEVCDFAELLSSTLGSNNLLANNFRKIITLIPDLIKHSFIPKCLALETIEELRPSRPSIAVPINKTSPDENGCSSYFMDLMFLIDGSGSIRLGEFPQVLEFVKQVAASLDLFYNRVGVMQYSHYYNNRPPSQQPFMETEIELGHCKNRICFERAVDQIQHHGYTTFTAHAIQKAVEIDLANSDRFNDSCTRKVIVVITDGRSTDYESLQRVCDEAREKGVILIPVGVRGFVAQELEVIGGNERIHTANDFFDLVSIVPVVRDELANLLSDGSVLLASAP; from the exons ATGATACTTCCCGCGAGACGTATCATAAGATGTCTCGGGGCAATTCTTCTGCTTGCGTCCATGGCGAAAAGCGATGAGACCG ACAGTTCTACCCCTTTCTGTTACCAACGAACCCGCATCGTCGACAGCAATGGCATAGctttaataaaagaaaaggAACGTCCATGTTTTCCCGGCTGGAGCTGCTACATGGGCACAGCTGACTTGGAGTCAA CATCTGGCGAGAACGTTGGTCAGTTGTTGTACGATGGTTGCATATCTCCACTTGTTTGCCAGTCCAGCGACTGCGACGTCATCTTAGGGGAAAGAGGGCAAGGATTCAACAATGGCATGAGAGCTGTTAACTGCTCGATAACCTGCTGCCAGGGAGACTTTTGCAATATTGATGACGAAGAAGATGAGGATGAAGAAGATGAGGTTGAAGAAGATGAGGATGAAGAAGATGAGGATAAAGAAGATGAGGATGAAGAAGATGAGGATAAAGAAGATGAggatgaagaagatgacaacGAAGAAGATGAAGATGAAGAAATCACAAGCACACAAGTGTTACCGGTCGACATAATCACTAATGTGTCGGATTCCTCTTCACCAGAAG GTGGTTCCACTTGTTACCAGATACTTCAGGTTAGCACGGCAGAAGGCGTGCATATTACCGATGACAGAAGCGAAACCAACTGTTTTATGCAAGCTAATTGCCTTTTAGTAGAAGCTACATCTATTGTCCGTATTCCAG GTTTACCAGAAACCACCTGGAAAATGAAATACGGCGGCTGCATACCAGCAGAACAATGCGACCAGTTTGACTGTAAAACAGTGTTGGGAGGGCAATTGGACAATATAATCCAAGGGGTGGAAATACAGAATTGCACGACTTCCTGTTGTCAAGGAGACCTGTGCAACAGTGATCAAGGAGGGtcaaaagaagaagaagaagaagacgatgatgatgatgagCAGGATGATGATATTGAAAACGAATATTACGTGATGGTTCCTGAAAATGTGGAAAATGAAACTGATGCGAACCAAAAGGTTCCCGAAACTCAAGCGATAACTTTCTCAACAGCAGAATCTCCAGAGGCAGTCACTCCAG CTGGTGTGCCTTCTTCGTCTCCGGAGTCTGTGATTCCTCGAG GTGGTTCTACTTGTCAACAAATTCTCCATGTTAGCAGTGGACAAGGCATTTCTCTTGTCGATGTAAGAAACGAGACAGACTGTTATCTGAAATCTAGTTGCCTGTTGGTGAAAGCTACTATGAAGGTCAATCTTCCTGGCTCAG GCTTACAGGAAGTGCCTTGGACAATGACGTACGGTGGGTGTGCTGCATTTGGTCAATGCAACCAGCTTGACTGTAAAGGATTGCTGTCACAAGCTCTTCAAAGCGTTCCTTACGATACTGAAATCGTTGACTGCAAAGCCTCATGTTGTGAAGGAGATCTGTGCAATGGTGATGAAAGCATATTGGAAGATGGAGGTTCTTCAACGATTGTAACATCGACTTCCTCTACAG GTATATATCCTTCCCTCGGTACGGTCGATGATATCTTCACTGACGTTGAAG AAGCAACCACCGGATTTCCGG CATCCTGCGGTTTCAATGATACGATTACGGAAAAAGATTTAAGCGGTTTTGCGCCTGGCGAAAAACCCGGAATAATCAGGTCTCCAAATTATCCCGGATTTTACTTCCCCAATCACGAATGCTTTTGGTCCGTTACCGTTCCAGAGAGTTACGTTGTCTCTCTTTCAGTCGTTAAGTTGGAGTTAGAAGAATGCTGTGATTACCTGACG ATGAATACAGATATTGAGGGGATTGTTCAAATTAATTCTGTCGGTAATTACGCTTCGAAAAGCAATTCGGTTCTCTTGCAATTCACTTCGGACGAAACAATACACGACACTGGATTTATCATACGTTACGGAGCAG AAGAAATCATCGACGAGACAATGATTGTTAAAG TTCCAGCTCATGAAAGTGGAGACCTATGtggaaacaatataactaTTACGCCTGGCCAAGCTGCTAACATCTCAACGCCCAACTATCCTGGCCATTATTATAACAATGCGTATTGTGAGTGGACCTTGCATGCACCTCAAGACAAGCTCATTCGTCTCCAAATCATAGATTTCAATTTGGAGTCGTGTTGTGATCAAGTAGCT TTAATGGATCCATCAACAGAAGAAGTTCTGCTTGAAACTGGCGGAAATGACGTTTTACCTGGAGCGGTATGGTTTTCTGCCAGCAATAAACTCCTAATTCGGTTTAAGAGCGACAGTTCTGTTACTGATACTGGATTTCTCTTGGCATACTCAGCAGTCG ATCCGTCTGAACAAATAGAAACAATTACAGCAACAGTGTCCACAACTACTAGCATATCTAACACGGAACCAGCTT TGTCATGCGGATTTTTTGCCAACGTCACAGACGTCCCTCAGTACTTCACTTCACCTTACTATCCTAACAATTACCCCAACAATATTAGATGTGAGTGGGCGTTTTACGCACCCGTTGGGTATCGAATTAGGGTACATTTTATGGATATTCAAACAGAAAGCTGCTGCGATAATATTGAG GTATCCGAAGAAGAGAGTGCCATAATTATTATCGATCCTTCGTCGTTATCGGACAACACTTTCATATCAAAATCAGACATActttttgtttggtttgatACCAATGGCGATACTAATTTCCGGGGATTCAATGCTTCCTTTTCCATTGAAG AAACTACTCAGCTACCGACAACCACCACGACTGCGACACTCACCACGCAAAACACCACCACAG ACCCAAGCGAAATCCCTGCTTCGACTCCAACAACCGCAACAGAACGTACAACAATATCTGCTCGATTAG GTGAATGTGGGTTTAACGCGAATGCGACGAGCACCTCTCAAGACCTTTATTCACCCGGATTTCCGGAACAATATCGCTCAAATCTGGATTGTGTCTGGGTGTTGACCTCTCGTCCCGGATATTACGTTAATTTTACCATCAGCAGCTTTGAAACGGAAAGTTGTTGCGATTACTTGAAT ATATATGATGGAGATCAACTTTTGGAAAAGTTGCAAGGAATAAAAGAGCCAACATCCTTCATTGGCAGGAGTGGATCCATCCAGTTAACATTCCGCTCTGATGGCTCTGTGACAGCTGATGGATTTCAAGCATCATTTATTG AAACAGATCAAGCTCCTCTTACTACGAGGTCAGAAATCACAAACACCAGACCAGAAACTACAAGCACAAGTCTACAAACCACAACTACAA ctAGTACTGAAAGAC CATGTGGCTTTGAGGCAGAAGCAACCAATGTTTCACAACCCATACATTCACCGGGTTGGCCGGGATACTACCCAAGCAATGCCGATTGCGAGTGGGTATTGACCGCTAGACCAGGCTACCAAGTTCAGTTGGAGCTTCGTTCCTTGTCGACTGAACCTTGCTGTGACAGATTGGAT ATAACAAATAACGGAGATGTCCAAGTGCTCAAAGGAAGAGACGGCACATATCCAAGAAGGGTATTATCCACCAACCGCCGACTTGAACTTCGTTTTTATTCAGATGGTTCGGTGCAAGACCCTGGTTTCGACGcgactttcattg AGGTTCAAGTAAATCTCTTGACGGCAT CACCATGCGGATTTGAGACAAGAGCTACCAACGTGTCGCAACCTCTCAATTCTCCTGGATGGCCGGACAATTATGACGATTCTCTCGAATGTACATGGGAATTAACCGCTTCATACGGAAAGTGGATTCGCCTCGAATTTCTTAACTTTGACACTGAAAGTTGTTGCGACAGATTAACG GTCTCTTCACGCGGCACAGAGTTAGGAAGATACACAGGTTCATCTCTTCCGCCGGTCACTACAGCCCGCAACTCTCTACGACTTGTGTTTAGAAGCGATGGCTCTGTTAATCGACCTGGCTTCCAAGCCGTGTTTCAAG AAACCGATAACGGCCGGGAAGGAACTG ctCCATGTGGATTTACTGATTCCGCCACGGAAAACCCTCAATCTCTTAACTCACCTGGATTTCCAAGTGCATATAGTTCTAATCTGGATTGTGAATGGAACCTCAGTGCAGCTAATGGCCGTAGAATAGTAATTGAATTCACAAGTTTTTTCACAGAGGAATGCTGCGATTATTTATCA GCATTGGATGAAAATGATATTGAGATAAAACGAATTCGAGGTGAAAATCTTACAGTCGCACCGATTTTATCAACAACTTCGAGGCTGAAGCTTCGTTTTCATTCTGACGGATCGGTTGTAAAAAGTGGTTTTACAGGAACCTTTAGAG CGGTTTCGTCCAACTTTTCTGTAATAACTCCAG CGCCCATCATTACTACTGAAGTACCAGTTGCAGCAAGTACAGTTGTTG ACAAGCTTTTAATGTTGGTTGGGACAGCACCATGCGGATTCGAAGCAAGAGCTTCCAACTTAACACAACCTCTTAATTCTCCTGGTTGGCCACATAGCTATGACGACTCTCTTGATTGTACGTGGGAATTAAACGCTTCAGACGGAAAATGGATCCGCGTCGAATTTCGTAGCTTTGACACCGAAACCTGTTGTGATTCTTTAACA GCATCTTCTAATGGCACAAATGTTGGAACATACAGAGGCGCATCTGTTCCCCGAGCCATCGTTGTTTCAAGCTCGTTGCGACTTGTATTTAGAAGTGATGGCTCCGTTACTAGATCTGGATTTCAAGCCGTCTTTTTTG CGGTCCCCTCcaattttgctgaaataaCTACAA CATCCACCACCACTGAAGCAACGACTCTGACAAATACGGCCGCTG AAACCCGCATTACTGGAGCACCGGCTCCAGTCTCTAGGGCTTCTG GTGGTTGCGGATTTGATGCTGTTACAACTGATGTTTCACAAGTCATTAGTTCTCCCAACTATCCAAATAATTATCCTCATTTCGCATACTGCCGGTGGAACTTACGAGCGCCTACCAACGACTCGCGTATAAGAATCGAAATAACTAACTTGGATACGGAAAGTTGCTGTGATTATGTGGAG ATATTAGAAGACGGAGTTAGAGTAAGCAGAGAAGCAGGTACCCAGATTAATACACCGATATATGTGAGTACGAGCTCGAGGGTCCTAATTCGCTTTCTCTCCGATTCAAGCATACGATCGCGGGGATTTCAATTAACATACGAAACTGCTG CGCCTAATATGACGTCTGTGTCACGGACGACCCAGGCAACAGCCGTTTTAACAAGGCAAGCAACAGCAGTCATTTCAGATAAAG CACCCACCGCCACTGAAGCAACGAATGTCACAACTACCGCCGCTG AAAACCGCATTACTGGAGCACCGGCTCCGGTCTCTGGGGCTTTTG GTGGTTGCGGATTTGATGCTGTTACAACTAATGTTTCACAAGTCATTAGTTCTCCCAACTATCCAAATAATTATCCTCATTTCGCATACTGCCGGTGGAACTTACGAGCGCCTACCAACGACTCGCGTATAAGAATCGAAATAACTAACTTGGATACGGAAAGTTGCTGTGATTATGTCGAG ATATTAGAAGACGGAGTTAGAGTAAGCATAGAAGCAGGTACCCAGATTAATACACCGATATATGTGAGCACGAGCTCGAGGGTCCTAATTCGCTTTCTGTCCGATCCAAGCATACGATCGCGGGGATTTCAATTAACATACGAAACTGCTG CGCCTAATATGACGTCTGTATCACGGACGACCCAGGCAACAACCGTTTTAACAAGGCAAGCAACAGCAGTCATTTCAGAAAAAG CACCCAACGCCACTGAAGCAACGACTCTGACAACTACGGCCACTG AAAACCGCATTACTGAAACAACGGCTTCGGTCTCTGGGGCTTCTG GTTCATGTGGATTTTCTGCTGTTGCTTCGATTATTCCGCGTATTTTCACATCGCCTGGATGGCCTAATGGCTATGACAACTATAACGAGTGCACGTGGAATATATCAGCACCAGCAGGAAACCATATTCTATTCAACTTTACGACTTTTCAAACAGAAAGCTGCTGCGATTACCTCGAG TTCACTGAAGATTTGTATGCATTGACGTCACACCGTTTAAAAGGGAGTCTTGGCACTAATTTTTACGAAACATCATCAAATGGAGTACTTGTACATTTTCGTTCAGATGGCAGCTTGACATTTCGTGGATTCCGGGGATACTTTGTTGCCG TATCACCATCCGAAGTGCGCATCCCGTCAAATCAAACCACAGTAGCACCAGCTCGAGCTACAACTGAAGAAATATTTG ATGGCCTCAATTGCGCGACAACGTTGTTTGCCGCTCAAGATCCCCAGTATGCCGAATCTCCAGGATACCCAGTTGGTTACGAAATTAACACAGATTGCTCTTGGACAATTTACACGCCTCAATCCGACCAGCGAATACTCATTTCATTCGTAGATCTCGACTTGGCTTGCTGCAACGATATTGTTCAG ATTTTCGACGGAAACCAACCGGTCGGGATGCCACTTAATGCACAGTACCTTGCCTCACGTGATCAATCCGCGCATGAATCCTATGTGTCTCATTCCGATAACGTAAGAATTCGACTTAGAACCTTCGGACCTCGCACATCTACTGGCTTCCGTTTACAGTTCCAGTTAG CTAACATTACCCAAGTCACTCTACCTTGCGGTTCGGATACCTATCTTGCCCAACCGGTCATGATGCAGTCTCCAAATTACCCTGACAATTATCCAGATGGCCAGAGGTGTCAATGGACACTGGACGCTCCATTTGGTATGCGAGTAGTCCTCAACATAAGCTACCTTAGATTGGAGTCATGCTGTGATTACCTGGAG TTGTTCGATGGTTCGGACTCACGACCCATAGCGAAACTTGGCCAGAGAAATATCATTGAAAGCAAGCTCTTCAGATCTTCGACCAACCTGATgactgttttgttttactcGGATAATTCCGTCAACTACCGTGGTTTTCTTGCCGCCGCATACCCGGAAAACA TGCAAGAACTTGACTCTGATGCTTGTGGATTTACGTACGTTGCCACAAGTAAAGAAGTCAGATTTAGTACACCCAATTATCCCAACGAATATCCTGGCGATTCCAGCTGTGTGTGGCTACTCACTTCCCCTTATCCTGGCGGTCAGGTGGAGCTAGAAATCGACGACTTCCGCACAGAGGCGTGCTGCGACCACCTTACG ATATATGATGGAAAAAATAGTTCTGCCGCTGAAATAACCACAATTGAAGGACAAGAAGATGATCATGAACGTAGTTTTGTGTCTACTTCGGGGTCTCTTTACTTGAAGTTCACTTCCGACACCAGTCAGAATTACAGAGGTTTTAGCGCCGTGTTTAAACTAG TCGAAAGAATATCGAACCGTACTACACCGCTTCCTTGGCCAACAG TTGTAGCCACGTCCATCAGCAATACAACCGCTGGGGAGAAGCGATGTTTTACAGGGTTGAAGTTTTCCGCGGGCTTTGGAATACAGCAAAACTCGCAGATCCTGTCCCCGTGTCCAGTAGGGTCGTCTTGTGTTGATGTGAGAGGTCGTGCTTCCAGTATCCTTAGTGCAACGTCAG TAAGCCTGGCATACGGGATGTGTGTACCCAACATCGCTTGCGTCAGCTTGACGTGCGAAGAGATCCAAAGACAAATTCCCTCGTCTGCTGCAGGCAATTTAGATGATTGCAGTGTACGTTGCTGTGAGGAGGATCTATGCAATGATCCGGATGTTGATCCTGTGTCGCCCTCCAGTTCTCCAGAAACCTTAACCGTTTCAACCTCAG CTACTTCAAGCAACAGCTCGGCCTCTGGTGACAAGCGGTGTTATAACGGAGTAAGTGTAACTGCGCTCGGGGTAAATCAGAACTTACAGAATGTTACCGATTGCCCATCGGGGTCGTCCTGTGTTGACATGAGAGGCGCTGTATCCAATCCTTTTGTTGCCAGTTCAG TGAAAATGGCGGTCGGACTGTGCTTGCCAACCATTGCATGCCCAACTTTAACATGCGAAGAAATCCAAAGACAGATTCCCTCGTCTGCTGGAGTCGATTTAGATGATTGCAGTGTACGTTGTTGCGAGGAGGATCTATGCAATGATCCTGATGTTGATCCTGTGTCGCCCTCCAGTTCTCCAGAAACCTTAACCGTTTCAACCTCAG CTACTTCAAGCAACAGCTCGGCCTCTGGTGACAAGCGGTGTTATAACGGAGTAAGTGTAACTGCGCTCGGGGTAAGTCAGAACTTACAGAATGTTACCGATTGCCCATCGGGGTCGTCCTGTGTTGACATGAGAGGCGCTGTATCCAATCCTTTTGTTGCCAGTTCAG TGAAAATGGCGGTCGGACTGTGCCTGCCAACCATTGCATGCCCAACTTTAACATGCGAAGAAATCCAAAGACAGATTCCCTCGTCTGCTGCAGTCAGTTTAGATGATTGCAGTGTACGTTGCTGTGAGGAGGATCTATGCAATGATCCGGATGTTGATCCTATGTTAGTTGCATCGATAACAACTCCCG TGTCTGATGACACCAGATCGAATGCGAGTAAGAGCGATTGTGACGACAGTGATGACGTTGCTTTATTACCGGGATGCTCTTACAAAGAAATGTACAACCAACTCTGGCTTTGCAGCACTCTCTTCTTTAACAGCTATCCGTATTCAGATTTGACCGAATGCAG CACAAATCTTCAACTTCAAGACAGTTGTTCGGCAGGTGTCATAACCAAATGTTTGAGAGGAAATAAACCAACGATCGTGTCATCCTTGCCTGCTGTTGATGATATCTTTTTG GAGCAGATGCGAGCAAATTTTGGAAACATTTCACAGTTTATCCCAATGTCATTCGAGCTTCTATGTGAGAAAGATGTCAATGTTTTATCGCAACTGACCGGTGGTATTTCTGGTGCCATGTTGGATTTGCAACAACTGGACAGTCCAATTTGTGACAGTGAACGATTGCAATCGAGTTATAGCAAATATGTTGACCAACTTCGTCGTTTTGTTCATGCCGATGATTCGATAGAGTTTTGCAG TTTATACGACGAACTGTTTCGGACCGGATTACAACTTTTCGAAGTCTGTGACTTCGCTGAATTGTTGTCCTCGACTTTGGGATCAAATAATCTGCTGGCAAataatttcagaaaaattatCACTCTGATACCGGACCTAATAAAACATTCGTTTATACCGAAATGCCTTG CATTGGAGACGATCGAAGAACTGCGACCATCTC gcCCAAGTATTGCAGTTCCGATAAACAAGACATCACCCGACGAAAATG gatgTAGTTCATATTTTATGGATCTCATGTTTTTGATTGATGGTTCGGGATCAATCCGCCTCGGGGAATTTCCACAAGTGCTAGAGTTTGTCAAACAAGTTGCTGCTTCTCTTGATCTCTTCTATAACCGAGTTGGCGTGATGCAATATTCTCATTACTACAACAATAG GCCTCCTTCTCAACAGCCTTTTATGGAAACGGAGATTGAACTCGGACATTGCAAAAATCGCATTTGCTTTGAG CGCGCTGTAGATCAGATTCAGCATCACGGCTACACAACTTTCACTGCTCACGCGATCCAGAAAGCGGTCGAAATTGATCTTGCTAATTCCGATCGTTTCAATGACAGCTGTACCAGGAAGGTTATTGTGGTAATAACAGATGGCCG ATCAACGGATTACGAATCTTTGCAACGCGTTTGTGATGAAGCCCGGGAGAAAGGAGTCATTTTAATTCCAGTCGGAGTGAGAGGTTTTGTCGCCCAGGAGCTGGAG gtAATTGGCGGCAATGAAAGAATCCACACCGCCAATGATTTCTTCGATCTTGTCAGCATTGTACCGGTTGTTCGCGACGAATTGGCAAACCTATTATCTG ATGGAAGCGTGTTGTTGGCAAGCGCACCCTAA